A window of the Besnoitia besnoiti strain Bb-Ger1 chromosome VI, whole genome shotgun sequence genome harbors these coding sequences:
- a CDS encoding RAB43, member RAS oncogene family protein (encoded by transcript BESB_065340) — MARNAERANAVLNKWLAVKDAVVKGVATRQRRPRDVNSCDDIKQAEKWRSEVMREIGKMIAQVQDASLGEHRIRDLNDDINKMIRVKKAWEFRIKDLGGPDYSTSSTTLEATSKMSAAGADGYMYFGAAKELKGVRELLEREASEQQKPRKTRAMLFKNITPDYYGWRDEEDGEMLLAEKIREEELRQEVQGPHRKRVRAARLAGDSNAEGKEEKKKHKRGEHGSPTAVSAPKFRSYVPVPTADAIARLLLERKKQLLFEKYVSRQQRQNEEVSREVPRTKAYLQANMESRTLASQSS, encoded by the exons ATGGCTCGGAacgccgagcgcgcgaaCGCGGTTTTGAACAAGTGGCTTGCCGTCAAGGACGCGGTCGTGAAGGGCGTCGCGACCCGGCAGCGTAGACCCCGAGATGTGAACTCCTGCGATGACATCAAACAGGCGGAAAAGTG GCGAAGCGAAGTGATGCGAGAGATCGGGAAGATGATTGCTCAGGTCCAGGACGCGAGCTTGGGCGAACACCGCATCCGCGATCTGAACGACGACATCAACAAGATGATTCGCGTGAAGAAAGCCTGGGAGTTCCGCATCAAAGAT CTCGGTGGCCCGGACTACTCGACGTCTTCCACAACCCTCGAGGCGACGAGCAAGATGAGTGCCGCCGGAGCTGACGGCTACATGTACTTTGGCGCGGCCAAAGAGCTCAAG GGCGTGCGAGAGCTGCTTGAGCGCGAAGCCTccgagcagcagaagccgcggaagacgcgggcgATGCTGTTCAAAAACATCACTCCGGATTACTACGGATGGCGCGACGAG GAAGACGGGGAAATGTTGTTGGCTGAGAAGAtccgcgaagaggagctgaGACAAGAAGTCCAGGGGCCACACCGCAAGCGCGTGCGAGCTGCACGCCTCGCGGGAGATTCAAACGCGGAGGGcaaggaagagaagaagaaacacaAGCGAGGAGAGCACGGCTCACCGACAGCAGTCAGC GCGCCGAAGTTCCGGTCCTACGTCCCCGTGCCCACGGCGGACGCCATCGCACGGCTCCTTCTCGAGCGGAAGAAACAGTTGCTTTTCGAAAAATATGTCTCCCGTCAACAGCGACAAAACGAAGAAGTGAGCAGAGAAGTCCCTAGGACCAAGGCATATCTGCAGGCAAACATG GAGTCGCGGACGCTCGCGTCGCAGTCTTCTTAA
- a CDS encoding rhoptry protein ROP18 (encoded by transcript BESB_065350): MSRVFGRFRRPRLQGRDSAAEEGVGGLGQDLESNPALFRGVEPGDAIAEHLLTKISDVIQEDKRPVQAYNNLDNLLGETLWPQDTVVELVSVLTRATRRLRRGPVFGEGGSSMVFTASDEDTGEAFAVKAPVARSPPFEISQKDVMREGRSSEMFSTIKDPSEAQDRLRFLVASDVMEFPNRNTFTVALQGSQALLGNAFMLLPRAYTDLKKVINALYRLFFRYGDFAYSARLQLMHQLIRLEANLQSQGVVHGNVQAQNFLVMRDGRLFLADFSCMKEASGKTRAAKRCPSATMETDVTSLGSVLLELWDISVINVLPTEGEQEPPFRGVAPPSYVVRLIRGFIHHSRSKRVSPMQALTSPEMAQLVEEIQRSPLQYSSQGDSELAEGPPSGDGAGAAGQAASAEDAATSEPLGDTSGDDADAPATAAGTAGDIGGASDSQP; encoded by the coding sequence ATGTCCCGGGTGTTTGGGCGGTTCAGAAGACCCCGGTTACAGGGACGTGACTCTGCCGCTGAGGAGGGAGTCGGAGGACTGGGGCAAGACCTCGAATCCAACCCGGCGCTGTTTCGTGGCGTAGAACCAGGAGATGCCATTGCCGAGCACCTTTTGACGAAGATATCGGACGTCATCCAGGAAGACAAACGCCCCGTGCAAGCGTACAACAATTTGGACAATTTGCTTGGAGAAACGTTGTGGCCACAGGATACTGTTGTGGAACTGGTGTCGGTGTTGACGCGCGCGAcacggcggctccgccgggGTCCAGTGTTCGGAGAAGGAGGCTCCAGTATGGTGTTCACGGCATCCGACGAGGACACGGGAGAGGCGTTCGCCGTTAAAGCACCTGTGGCACGCAGCCCACCTTTTGAGATATCACAAAAGGATGTGATGAGGGAGGGTCGCTCAAGTGAGATGTTCAGCACAATCAAGGACCCCAGTGAAGCTCAAGACCGTCTTCGATTCTTGGTCGCCAGCGATGTGATGGAGTTTCCTAACAGGAATACGTTCACTGTCGCTCTCCAGGGCTCGCAGGCCTTGCTTGGGAATGCATTCATGTTGCTGCCCAGAGCGTATACGGACCTGAAGAAAGTCATAAATGCGCTGTATCGCCTTTTCTTCCGGTATGGCGACTTCGCATATTCTGCCCGCCTGCAACTGATGCATCAACTAATACGGCTGGAGGCCAACCTCCAAAGTCAAGGAGTCGTGCACGGCAATGTCCAAGCACAAAATTTTTTGGTGATGAGGGATGGGCGTCTGTTTCTCGCCGATTTCAGTTGCatgaaggaggcgagcgggaagACTCGCGCGGCTAAAAGATGCCCATCCGCGACCATGGAGACTGATGTCACGAGCCTCGGGTCAGTTTTACTCGAGCTGTGGGATATATCGGTTATTAACGTCCTACCCACCGAAGGAGAACAGGAACCGCCGTTTCGGGGCGTTGCGCCGCCATCGTACGTTGTACGCCTGATCCGCGGCTTCATCCACCATTCGCGCTCCAAACGGGTGAGTCCCATGCAGGCGCTGACCAGTCCCGAGATGGCCCAACTTGTAGAAGAAATACAGCGGTCACCGCTGCAGTACAGCAGTCAAGGAGACTCGGAGTTGGCAGAGGGCCCCCCCTCAGGTGATGGTGCGGGAGCTGCCGGAcaggccgcgtccgcggaagacgccgccacCTCGGAACCTCTTGGCGACACGtcaggagacgacgcagatgcTCCAGCGACTGCCGCAGGTACCGCTGGTGATATTGGAGGTGCTAGCGATTCTCAACCTTGA
- a CDS encoding rhoptry protein ROP18 (encoded by transcript BESB_065360), with translation MSRVFGRFRRPRLQGRDSAAEEGVGGLGQDLESNPALFRGVEPGDAIAEHLLTKISDVIQEDKRPVQAYNNLDNLLGETLWPQDTVVELVSVLTRATRRLRRGPVFGEGGSSMVFTASDEDTGEAFAVKAPVARSPPFEISQKDVMREGRSSEMFSTIKDPSEAQDRLRFLVASDVMEFPNRNTFTVALQGSQALLGNAFMLMPRAYTDLKTVTDALYRLFFRYGDFALSARLQLTHQLIRLVANLQSQGVVHGNVQAQNFLVMRDGRLFLADFSCMKEASGKTRAAKRCPSATMETDVTSLGSVLLELWDISVINVLPTEGEQEPPFRGVAPPSYVVRLIRGFIHHSRSKRVSPMQALTSPEMAQLVEEIQRSPLQYSSQGDSELAEGPPSGDGAGAAGQAASAEDAATSEPLGDTSGDDSDAPTTAAGTAGDIGGASDSQP, from the coding sequence ATGTCCCGGGTGTTTGGGCGGTTCAGAAGACCCCGGTTACAGGGACGTGACTCTGCCGCTGAGGAGGGAGTCGGAGGACTGGGGCAAGACCTCGAATCCAACCCGGCGCTGTTTCGTGGCGTAGAACCAGGAGATGCCATTGCCGAGCACCTTTTGACGAAGATATCGGACGTCATCCAGGAAGACAAACGCCCCGTGCAAGCGTACAACAATTTGGACAATTTGCTTGGAGAAACGTTGTGGCCACAGGATACTGTTGTGGAACTGGTGTCGGTGTTGACGCGCGCGAcacggcggctccgccgggGTCCAGTGTTCGGAGAAGGAGGCTCCAGTATGGTGTTCACGGCATCCGACGAGGACACGGGAGAGGCGTTCGCCGTTAAAGCACCTGTGGCACGCAGCCCACCTTTTGAGATATCACAAAAGGATGTGATGAGGGAGGGTCGCTCAAGTGAGATGTTCAGCACAATCAAGGACCCCAGTGAAGCTCAAGACCGTCTTCGATTCTTGGTCGCCAGCGATGTGATGGAGTTTCCTAACAGGAATACGTTCACTGTCGCTCTCCAGGGCTCGCAGGCCTTGCTTGGGAATGCATTCATGTTGATGCCCAGAGCGTATACGGACCTGAAGACAGTCACGGATGCACTGTATCGCCTTTTCTTCCGGTATGGCGATTTCGCTTTATCTGCCCGCCTGCAACTGACGCATCAACTAATACGGCTGGTGGCCAACCTCCAAAGTCAAGGAGTCGTGCACGGCAATGTCCAAGCACAAAATTTTTTGGTGATGAGGGATGGGCGTCTGTTTCTCGCCGATTTCAGTTGCatgaaggaggcgagcgggaagACTCGCGCGGCTAAAAGATGCCCATCCGCGACCATGGAGACTGATGTCACGAGCCTCGGGTCAGTTTTACTCGAGCTGTGGGATATATCGGTTATTAACGTCCTACCCACCGAAGGAGAACAGGAACCGCCGTTTCGGGGCGTTGCGCCGCCATCGTACGTTGTACGCCTGATCCGCGGCTTCATCCACCATTCGCGCTCCAAACGGGTGAGTCCCATGCAGGCGCTGACCAGTCCCGAGATGGCCCAACTTGTAGAAGAAATACAGCGGTCACCGCTGCAGTACAGCAGTCAAGGAGACTCGGAGTTGGCAGAGGGCCCCCCCTCAGGTGATGGTGCGGGAGCTGCCGGAcaggccgcgtccgcggaagacgccgccacCTCGGAACCTCTTGGCGACACGTCAGGAGACGACTCAGATGCTCCAACGACTGCCGCAGGTACCGCTGGTGATATTGGAGGTGCTAGCGATTCTCAACCTTGA